In Spinacia oleracea cultivar Varoflay chromosome 5, BTI_SOV_V1, whole genome shotgun sequence, a single window of DNA contains:
- the LOC110805876 gene encoding pectinesterase-like encodes MAKSPIVIAISAICVVACVAAVTIGVSKFGHNDNNGASPKGGDDHKIASGTKAVQSICQPTRYKQACESTLTNSAGNTTDPKQLVQAAFRVAKDEITKALEKSNTIKAAKDDPRAAEGLEICKEVVGYAINDLERTIDSMGAFTMENVDDFLEDLRIWVGGAITYQEVCFEAFENCTSDAGTKMRSFFNVSRELSSNALNIITEAKSMLQYLDIPGLDLSALGNGGASAANRRLLKEGKGVWVAGEMPAWVNDPKRKIMDVPVSQIKPDAIVAQDGSGQYKTIGEAVAKVPLKNPTPFIIYIKAGTYKEYVLIEKKHTNVVLVGDGPTKTIITGSKSFADGIQTFKTSTVGAVGDGFMARDITFENTAGPDGHQAVALRVVSDFAVIYNCHVVGNQDTLYAVRGRQFYRDCTVSGTIDFIFGDAQAVFQNCKLFVRKPGPDQQCMVTAQGRTEEKGPGAFVFEGCTVSGEPDYKAVKDQFPAFLGRPWKEYSRTIFMYSNIDDSIAPQGWTEWRGTFALDTLFYAEYQNKGTGADTTKRVKWAGLKTLTAQQADGFTPAKLFVNGDKWIPQSGVPYAAGTFSAV; translated from the exons ATGGCCAAAAGTCCTATTGTTATAGCTATCTCGGCAATATGTGTGGTGGCATGCGTGGCGGCTGTGACAATTGGTGTGTCGAAGTTCGGGCACAATGATAACAACGGAGCGTCTCCAAAAGGTGGCGATGATCACAAGATTGCCTCTGGTACAAAGGCAGTCCAAAGCATTTGTCAACCAACACGTTACAAGCAAGCTTGTGAGAGCACGTTGACAAATTCTGCAGGTAACACCACTGACCCGAAGCAGCTGGTCCAGGCAGCATTTAGGGTGGCTAAGGATGAAATAACCAAAGCATTGGAGAAATCCAACACTATCAAGGCTGCTAAGGATGATCCTCGTGCCGCCGAGGGTTTGGAGATATGTAAGGAAGTTGTTGGTTATGCCATCAATGATCTTGAAAGAACCATAGATTCTATGGGTGCCTTCACTATGGAAAATGTGGATGACTTCCTTGAGGATCTAAGGATTTGGGTTGGTGGTGCCATTACTTATCAAGAAGTTTGTTTCGAGGCGTTTGAGAATTGTACCAGTGATGCAGGCACTAAGATGCGTAGCTTCTTCAATGTGTCACGTGAGCTTAGCAGCAATGCATTGAACATCATCACTGAGGCCAAGTCTATGCTTCAATACCTTGACATTCCCGGGCTTGACCTTAGTGCACTCGGTAATGGTGGTGCTTCTGCTGCTAACAGACGTCTCCTTAAGGAAGGAAAGGGTGTGTGGGTTGCTGGTGAGATGCCAGCTTGGGTGAACGACCCCAAACGCAAAATCATGGATGTCCCTGTTTCTCAGATCAAGCCTGACGCTATTGTTGCTCAGGATGGTTCAGGGCAGTACAAGACCATTGGCGAAGCCGTGGCAAAGGTTCCATTGAAAAACCCTACACCCTTCATCATCTACATTAAGGCTGGTACTTACAAGGAGTATGTCCTCATCGAGAAGAAGCATACAAATGTCGTTTTGGTCGGTGATGGACCTACCAAGACTATCATTACCGGGAGCAAAAGCTTTGCTGATggtattcaaacttttaagaccTCCACCGTCG GTGCTGTTGGAGATGGGTTCATGGCTAGGGACATAACATTTGAGAACACTGCAGGACCAGATGGGCACCAAGCCGTAGCCCTTAGGGTGGTAAGTGATTTCGCTGTCATATACAACTGTCACGTTGTGGGAAACCAAGACACATTATACGCGGTGAGAGGGCGTCAATTCTACAGGGACTGCACTGTGTCAGGAACAATTGATTTCATCTTCGGTGATGCACAAGCTGTGTTCCAAAACTGCAAGTTGTTCGTAAGGAAGCCAGGACCTGACCAACAATGCATGGTAACAGCCCAAGGAAGAACCGAAGAGAAAGGACCAGGAGCATTTGTGTTTGAAGGTTGTACCGTATCTGGTGAACCTGACTACAAGGCTGTTAAAGATCAGTTCCCAGCTTTCTTGGGACGCCCATGGAAGGAATACTCTCGAACCATCTTCATGTACTCAAACATTGACGACTCCATAGCTCCTCAGGGATGGACAGAATGGAGAGGTACCTTTGCACTAGACACATTGTTTTATGCCGAGTACCAAAACAAGGGCACAGGTGCTGATACAACTAAGAGAGTTAAATGGGCTGGACTTAAGACTTTGACTGCACAACAAGCTGATGGTTTTACTCCAGCTAAGTTGTTTGTTAACGGTGATAAATGGATCCCTCAATCTGGTGTGCCATATGCTGCTGGAACTTTTTCTGCTGTATAA